CGGAGCCCAGGAAGAGCGGAGCGCGCTGCGTCGGGATCGAGAGGTCGCCGAGCCTGCTCGGCGCCGCGGTCACCTCTTCGTCGTCGCGCAGGTCGATGATTCGTCGCAGCCCCAGCGCGCCCAGCGCCTCCACTCCGGGCGTCTCGAGCTGCGCGAGGTTGCCGGAGCGGTAGAGCACGCCCGACCGGGTGCGGCCGGCGCCCGCGGGCAGACCCCCGACGTCGCGGAGGTTGACGGCACCCGGGATATGGGGGTCCGTCATGCCTTGCCGCTCGCGCGCGGGGGCACGGGATAGCGGCCGGCGATCGCGACGCGGTTGAAGGCGTTGATCGAGACGAGGATCCAGCTGAGGGCGACGTACTCGTCCTCGCTCAGAATGCCCCCGACGTGGTCGTACACCTCGTCGGGTACTCCCCCGTCATGGATGAAGGTGAACGCCTCGGCGAGCTCGAGGCCCGCGCGCTCGCGCTCGGTGAAGACGCCGGAGTCCCGCCACGTCGCCAGCTGGGCGATGACGTCGGCGTCGAGGCCCTCCTTCACCGCCCGGTCGACATGCACGCGCACGCAGAAGGCGCAGCCGTTCAGCTGCGAGGCGTGGATCTGCACGAGCTCCTTGAAGCGCGGCTCGATGCCGGCCTCGTCGGCGATCCGGCCGACGGTCTTGGAGAAGGCGTCGAGCGTCTTGTAGGCGTCCGGGGCGGAGCGCGAGAGGTGGACGCGACGTTCTTCGCTCATGTCTTTCACTCTATGGCGCGGACGGATGCCTCGGCTCCCCGGCCGCGCGGCAGAATGGCCGGGTGACCGACCCTCTCGACGAGTTCTCGTTCCTCCGCGACCAGGCCGCCGACATCGGCCTCGACGGCCCGATCCCCTCCGGCGAGCGCCTCTCTCTCGCCCTGCCGGACGGCCGCACGCTGAGCGCCCTGCGGTTCGGCGAGGGGTCGCCGGAGGTGACCTTCCTGCACGGGGCGGGCCTCAACGCCCACACGTGGGACACGACGATCCTCGCGCTCGGGATTCCCGCCCTCGCCATCGACCTCCCCGGTCACGGCGACTCGTCGTGGCGCACCGACCTCGCGTACACCGGCGGGACCCTGGCGCCCGACGTGGCCTTGGGCATCGAGGAGTGGACCGACCGGCCGCAGCTCCTCGTCGGGCAGTCGCTCGGCGGGCTCACGGCGGCGGCGGTCGCGGCATCCCGTCCCGAACTCGTCCGCGGGGTCGTCGTCGTCGACATCACGCCGGGGCTCGATCCGGACGGCGGCGCGGCTCAGCTGCGCGAGTTCTTCGCCGGACCGACCGACTGGGCCTCGCGCGATGAGCTGGTTGAGCGGGCGCTCGCGTTCGGGCTCGGCGGATCGCGCAGGGCGGCGGAGCGGGGGGTGTACCACAACAGCCGCGTCCGGCCCGATGGCCGCGTGGAGTGGAAGCACCACTTCGCGCACCTCGCGAACGCCATGGCCGCCTCCCCCGAGCTCGCCGACGCCGCCGCCGTGCAGCAGGACGCCCTCGCCTCGGTTCTCTCCGAGAGCGGCTGGACAGACCTCGCCGAGATCACCGCTCCCCTCACGCTCGTGCGCGGCACGCGGGGATATCTGACGGATGCCGACACCGAGGTGTTCCGGCAGCGGGTGCCCGCGGCATCCGTCGTCGAAATGGACTCCGGACACAATGTGCAGGAGGAGCGCCCCGTCGAGCTCGCCCGGCTGGTCCGCGACCTCGCGGGGAAGGGTTAACGCTTCTGTTTCGTTGTGGGTAGCACCGCGCTCGGGGCGCTCGCGGGTTGCCTAGGCTGGTCTCTTGCACGAGATCGCGTCCCGACGCGCTCGACATCGCGTCCCTCCGCATCCCGGATGCTCCCGAAAGGACAGGCATGCTCCGCCGCACCGCACTCGCCGCGACCGCCCTTCTCGCCGCCGGAGCTCTGCTCCTGTCGGCGTGCACGAGCGGCGGCGCGAGCAACACGCCGAGCAGCACGGGCACCCCGGACCCGGACGCCTCGGCGGTGATCCGCCTCGTCCTCGAGCCGAGCAACCTCGACATCCGCCAGACCGCGGGGGCGGCCCTCGACCAGATCCTGGTCGACAACATCTACGAGGGCCTCGTCGCGCGCACGCCGGAGCAGGACATCGTGCCCGCGCTCGCGAGCGATTGGGAGGTCTCGGACGACGGCCTGACCTACACCTTCACTCTGCGCGAGGGCGTCACCTTCCACGACGGCCAGCCCCTCACCCCGCAGGATGTCGTCTGGTCGCTCACGACGCGCAAGAACACCCCGGAGTGGTCGGACTCGGCAAGGCTCGCGAACGTCCAGACGATCGCGGCGGACGGCCAGACCATCACGCTCACGCTGAGCGCCCCCGACTCGACGCTGCTGTGGAACCTCACCGGCCGCGCCGGGCTCATCCTCAAAGAGGGCGACACCGTCGACTACAAGACGAAGGCGAACGGCACGGGCCCCTTCGTGCTCGACACCTGGCGGCAGGGGGACAGCATCACGTTCGCGCGCAACGACGCCTACTGGGGCGACAAGGCGCAGGTCGGCGAGGTCGTCTTCGACTACATCCCCGACAACCAGGCGGCCCTCAATGCGGCCCTCGCCGGCGAGGTCGACGTGGTGACGGGCTTCGACGCCAACCTCAAGGACCAGGTCGAGGCGAACGGCGACTTCGAGCTCGTGCTCGGCAAGTCGACCGACAAGGGCACGCTCGCGATGAATCAGGCGTCGGGACCGCTCGCCGATAAGCGGGTGCGCCAGGCCATCCGCCAGGCGATCGACCACGAGGCGTTCATCGAGGCCGCGGCATCCGGTGAGACGCTCTACGGTCCGATCCCCTCGCTCGATCCGGGATACGAGGATCTCGCCGATGTCGCGCCCTACGACCCCGAGGGTGCCAAGGCGCTCCTGAAGGAGGCCGGTGTCGACGACCTGACGCTGACCCTGAAGATCCCCAACTTCTACTCGACGACCATTCCGCAGATCCTCGTCTCGGACCTCAACGAGGTCGGGATCACGCTGAAGGTCGACTCGGTGGACTTCCCCACCTGGCTCAACGACGTCTACGTCAACAAGGACTACGACCTGAGCTACGTCCTGCACACCGAGGCCCGTGATTTCGAGAACTGGGCGAACCCCGACTACTACTTCACCTACGACAACCCCGAGGTTCAGGAGCTGTACAAGGAGTCGGTCGCAGCGACCGATCCCGACGAGGCCGCAGACCTCCTCAAGAAGGCCGCCAAGATCGTGTCGGAGGATGCCGCGGGGGACTGGCTCTTCAACGGAGCCTCGGTCGTGGCCGTCGGCACTAACATCACGGGTATGCCCTCGATCAATGTGAACGAGCGCCTCAATCTCGCGCAGCTGGCCAAGAGCAACGGGTGATCCGATACACGCTGACGCGTCTGGCCCTGCTTCTGCTCGGGCTGTTCGTCGCCAGCGTGCTGATCTTCCTGACCCTCCGCGTGCTTCCGGGTGATGTCGCGCAGCTCATCGCGGGGACCAACAGCACGCCCGAGCAGGCCGACGCCATCCGCGAGAGGCTCGGCCTCGGCGAGCCGCTCGTCGCACAGTACGTCGACTGGATCGGTGGAGTGCTGCGCGGCGACCTCGGCACGTCGCTGCTGACCGGGTCGAGCGTGACGGACGAGCTGGTGCAGAAAGCACAGGTCACGGTGCCGCTCGGCATCCTCGCCCTGACGATCGCCCTCGCGTTCAGCCTCCCGCTCGGGGTCATCTCGGCGATGCGCCGCGGCCGCTCCTCGGGGACCGCGATCAGCGTCGGCTCGCAGGGCCTCGCGGCGGTGCCGGTCGTGTGGGCGGGCATGATGCTGGTCGTCGTCTTCGCCGTGTGGCTCGGGTGGCTGCCCGCGCAGGGCTTCCCCCGCGCCGGATGGTCCGACCCCGCCGCGGCGGTGCGCGCGCTCGTGCTCCCCGCTTTGACGATCGGGATCGTCGAGGGGGCCATGCTCCTCCGCTTCGTGCGGAGCGCTACCCTGCAGGCCGTCGGGCAGGACTACGTCCGCACCGCCGCCGCAAAGGGCCTGACCCGGGATGCCGCGCTGATCCGCCATGGGCTGCCCAACGTCGGCCTTTCGGTCGTCACGGTGCTCGGCCTGCAGGTCGCCGGGATCATCGTCGGAGCCGTCGTCATCGAGCAGCTCTTCAGCCTGCCCGGCATCGGCCGGATGCTCGTGGCCGACGTGAGCGCCCGCGACCTGCCGAAGGTGCAGGGCGAGCTTCTGGCCCTGACGGGCTTCGTGCTCGTCGTGGGCTTCGTCGTCGACCTCGTCCACCGCGCCCTCGACCCCCGGCAGCGGGAGGCGTCATGACCGACCCTTCGGTCCCAGGCCCCGGGTCTGTGCCTGGCCCCGATGCCGGCCCCGGCCCCGGCCCTGTGCCTGGCCCCGATGCCGGCCCCGGCCCCGGCCCTGTGCCTGGCCGCGATGCCGGCCCCGGCCCCGGCCCCGGCGCTGTGCCTGGCCGCGACCCGGCCCCCGATCTCGGCCCGGCCCCCGATGGCATGTCCCAAAGTTCGCCGGAAAGCCGCCCCCAAACCGGCCAAAATCGGGACACACAACCCCCAACCGGCCCGGCGCCCGGCAGGATGTCCCAAAGTTCGCCGGAAAGCGGCCCCCAAACCAGCCAAACTCGGGACACAGAACTTCCGACAGACCAGGCGCCCGGTAGCATGTCCGGCCTCGTCCCCGCCCCTGATGACATGTCCCAAAGTTCGCCGGAAAGCCGCCGCCGAACCGGCCAAATTCGGGACACACAAGCGCCAACCGGCCAGGCCCCCCCAGAGCATGTCCCGAAGTTCGCCGGAAAGCGGGGGCCGCAGCGGCCAGATTCGGGACACGGATGCCGCGGCCCGGCCCCGACGACGGCCGCGCCGCCGCCGGCCGTCACGCTGGGCGTGGCTCGGCCGGCTGTGGGCGCTGTCGACGGGCCGGTTCGGCCTCATCGTCGTGGCGGTCGTCGTCGCCACGGCGATCGTCGCCACCTTCTGGACGCCGTTCGACCCGCAGAGGGTCGACGTCCGGGGGCGCTGGGCGCTCCCCGGCCTCCCCCACCTCTTCGGCACCGACGGGTCGGGCCGCGACATCCTGAGCCTGGTCATGGCCGGCGCCCGCACGACCGTGATCGTCGCGGTCGGCGCGGGGATCATCGCGACGGTCGTCGGCATCGCGCTCGCGGCGCTCGGGGCGCTCACGGCGCGGTGGGTGCGGGAGTCGGTCGCGGTCTTCGTCGACATCCTCATCGCCTTCCCCGTCCTCATCATCGCGATGATGATCTCGGCCGTCTGGGGCGGTTCGCTGTGGGTCGTGATCTGGTCCGTCGGCATCGGCTTCGGCGTCAACATCGCGCGCGTCACGCGGCCGGAGCTGCGCCGGGTGCTCCACAGCGACTTCGTGCTCGCGGGACGGATGGCGGGGCTCACGCCGTGGCAGAACCTCCTGCGCCATCTGCTGCCGAACGTCGCGCCCGTCTTCATCGTGCAGCTGTCGTGGGCGATGGCCGTCGCCGTGCTCGCCGAGGCCGGGCTGTCGTACCTCGGCTTCGGGGCGCCGGTGACCGAGCCGTCGTGGGGGCTCCTGCTGGCCGAGCTGCAGCAGTTCATCACGGTCTACCCGCTCTCCGTCGTCTGGCCGGGTCTGGCCATCACCTTCACCGTGCTCGGCCTCAATCTCCTCGGCGACGGCCTCCGCGAAGCCACCGACCCGACGCTGTCGCGCCGCGGCGGTGCGGCGCGACAGGCCCGCACGCACGTGCCGGAGGTGGTCTCGTGACGCTCGAGGTGCGCGACCTCACGATCGACATCGCCGACCGCCGCGTCGTCGACGGCATCTCGTTCGACGTGCCCGACGGGGCCCGCGTCGGCCTGATCGGCGAGTCGGGCTCGGGCAAGTCGCTGACGGCCCTGGCGATCATGGGGCTCCTGCCCGACGGAGCGACGGCCGGCGGCTCCATCCGCTGGAACGGCCGCGAGCTGCTCGGGCTGCCGGACAGAGAACTGGCGCAGTTGCGCGGCGACGACATCGGCATCGTCTTCCAGGAGCCGCGGACAGCCCTCAACCCGATCCGCACCGTCGGCCGCCAGATCGCGGAGTCCGTCCGGATCCACCAGCGCGTGACGCGCGCCGAGGCCAAGGCGCGCGCCGTCGAAGAGGCCCGGCGCGTCGCCCTCCCCGACCCCGAGCGGATCGTCGCCCGCTATCCGCACCAGCTCTCGGGCGGGCAGCGACAGCGGGTCGCGATCGCGACCGCGCTCGCCTGCCGACCGCGGCTGCTGATCGCCGACGAGCCGACGACCGCGCTCGACGTGACGATCCAGGCCGAGATCCTCGATCTGCTGCTGTCGCTCGTCGAGACCGACGGCATGTCCCTCGTGTTCATCACGCACGACCTCGCGGTGCTCTCGCGCATCGCGACCCACGGCATCGTGCTCGAGGACGGCCGTGTCGTCGAAGAGGCGCCGGTGTCGACCCTCCTCACAGCGCCCTCGTCCGTCGTCACGCAGGGACTCCTGCGCGATGCGACCGCGACCCTCTGGCGACCGGGGGGCCTCTCGTGACCGCCCTCCGCTCCGATCACCCCGCGACCGCCGCGGCACCGCTGCTGCGCGCACGGGGCCTCACCCGGCGCTTCCCGGTCCCGAAGGCGACCCTCTTCGAGAAGGCCCGAACCTCGACGGCCCTCGAAGACGCCGACCTCGACGTCTTCCCCGGCAGCGCCGTCGGCATCATCGGGGAGTCCGGCTCCGGCAAGTCGACGCTCGTCCGCCTCCTCCTCGCCCTCGACGCCCCGACCGCGGGCTCCGTGGAGTTCGACGGACGGCAAGTGGATGCCTCGGCCGGCGCCCGCGCGCTGCACTGGCTGCGACGCGACACGGGCATGGTGTTCCAGGACCCGTACGCATCGCTCGACCCGCGCATGAGCGTGGGCCGGATCGTCGCCGAGCCCCTGTGGGCGCTCGGCCTCGGCGGAGACGGCGAGCCGGGCGGCGCCGGCCGGCGAGAGCGCGTGCACGAGGTGCTCCTCGATGTCGGCCTGGAGCCCGATATGGCCGACCGCTTCCCCCACGAGTTCTCAGGGGGCCAGCGTCAGCGGATCGCCATCGCCCGCGCCATCGTGCACCGGCCGAGGCTCCTCGTCGGCGACGAGCCGATGTCCGCCCTCGACGTCACGGTGCGCTCGCAGATCCTCGAGCTCCTCGCCGAGCTGCGCCGCCGAAGCGACCTCACGCTCGTGCTCGTGTCCCACGACATCGGCGTCGTCCAGAACCTCTGCGACCAGGTCGTCGTCATGAAGGACGGGCGGATCGTCGAGGAGGGTCCCACCGAGAAGGTGCTGCTGCAGCCCCATGTCGCGTACACGCGCCGGCTCCTCGCCTCGATCCCGATCATCGACCCCGGGCCTGCGGCATCCTGACCCTCCTCCTGATCGTCACGAGCCTCGGAGGAACGCACGAACCTCGGAGGGCTCGCCACGGATCGTCCGAGGTTCGCGCGAATCTCCGACGCGCGGCACGCGGGGATGTCGTGGCCGAACGTTAGCCTCGGACCATGAGGCACGCGATCGTCCCGCCGTACCTGCTCGCTCGCATCGCAGCCGCGACTGAGCCGCACCTCGCGCGTGCCGCCGAGGCTGCGCGGGCGACGCTCGCGGGTGATCGGGACTACCGGCCGGGGCGCTCGCGACTGCGCCTCTCGATCGACGAGGCGGGCAGCCTCGTGGCCGAGACCGGACCGGCGCCCGACCGCACGATCTCGGATGCACGGGGTCGCGAGACCTTGCCCGGAGTGCGGGTCCGCAGCGAGGACGACCCGCCCACGGGCGACGAGGCCGCCGACGAGGCGTTCGACGGGCTCGGGGCGACCTTCGACTTCTTCTGGGACGCCTACCAGCGCAACAGCATCGACGATGGCGGCGGCGAGCTCCTCGCCACCGTGCACTACGGCGAGGACTACGACAACGCGTTCTGGAACGGCGAGCGCATGGTGTTCGGCGACGGCGACGGCGACATCTTCACCGGCTTCACCAACTCGCTCACCGTCATCGCGCACGAGCTCGCGCACGGCGTGACCGAGGTCTCGGGCGGCCTCGAGTATCAGGGCCAGTCGGGGGCGCTCAACGAGTCCATCTCCGACGTCTTCGGAGCGCTCGCCGAGCAGCACCAGCGCGGCCAGACCGCCGACGAGGCGAGCTGGCTCATCGGCGAGGGCATCTTCACGCCCGCTGTGCAGGGCCGCGCACTCCGGTCGATGAAGGACCCGGGCACGGCGTACGACGACGACGTGCTGGGCAAAGACCCGCAGCCGGGTCACATGAAGGACTACGTCGAGACGACGAACGACAACGGCGGGGTGCACATCAACTCCGGCATCCCGAACCGTGCCTTCACGCTGCTGGCGCTCGCACTCGGCGGCCACGCCTGGGAGCGCGCCGGCCGCATCTGGTACCAGACGGTCACGTCGGGGAAGCTCTCCCCGACCGCCGACTTCGCCGACTTCGCGGCCGCCACCATCGCGACGGCCGAAGCGGAGTACGGTGTGGAGTCGGAGGAGGTGTCGGCCGTCCGCGACGCGTGGACCGAGGTCGGCGTCATCGGCGATGAGCGAATCGAGAAGCCCGCGGCGTGACGGAGGATCGTCCGCCGGCTCACCGCTCCTCGTGGTCGCCGTCAAGAGGACGGGCGGCTTCGCGGGGCTCACGAAGGAGTGGACCGCCGAGCCGCGCGA
This genomic interval from Microbacterium sp. 4R-513 contains the following:
- a CDS encoding alpha/beta hydrolase, with the protein product MTDPLDEFSFLRDQAADIGLDGPIPSGERLSLALPDGRTLSALRFGEGSPEVTFLHGAGLNAHTWDTTILALGIPALAIDLPGHGDSSWRTDLAYTGGTLAPDVALGIEEWTDRPQLLVGQSLGGLTAAAVAASRPELVRGVVVVDITPGLDPDGGAAQLREFFAGPTDWASRDELVERALAFGLGGSRRAAERGVYHNSRVRPDGRVEWKHHFAHLANAMAASPELADAAAVQQDALASVLSESGWTDLAEITAPLTLVRGTRGYLTDADTEVFRQRVPAASVVEMDSGHNVQEERPVELARLVRDLAGKG
- a CDS encoding M4 family metallopeptidase, producing the protein MRHAIVPPYLLARIAAATEPHLARAAEAARATLAGDRDYRPGRSRLRLSIDEAGSLVAETGPAPDRTISDARGRETLPGVRVRSEDDPPTGDEAADEAFDGLGATFDFFWDAYQRNSIDDGGGELLATVHYGEDYDNAFWNGERMVFGDGDGDIFTGFTNSLTVIAHELAHGVTEVSGGLEYQGQSGALNESISDVFGALAEQHQRGQTADEASWLIGEGIFTPAVQGRALRSMKDPGTAYDDDVLGKDPQPGHMKDYVETTNDNGGVHINSGIPNRAFTLLALALGGHAWERAGRIWYQTVTSGKLSPTADFADFAAATIATAEAEYGVESEEVSAVRDAWTEVGVIGDERIEKPAA
- a CDS encoding ABC transporter permease gives rise to the protein MIRYTLTRLALLLLGLFVASVLIFLTLRVLPGDVAQLIAGTNSTPEQADAIRERLGLGEPLVAQYVDWIGGVLRGDLGTSLLTGSSVTDELVQKAQVTVPLGILALTIALAFSLPLGVISAMRRGRSSGTAISVGSQGLAAVPVVWAGMMLVVVFAVWLGWLPAQGFPRAGWSDPAAAVRALVLPALTIGIVEGAMLLRFVRSATLQAVGQDYVRTAAAKGLTRDAALIRHGLPNVGLSVVTVLGLQVAGIIVGAVVIEQLFSLPGIGRMLVADVSARDLPKVQGELLALTGFVLVVGFVVDLVHRALDPRQREAS
- a CDS encoding ATP-binding cassette domain-containing protein, with product MLRARGLTRRFPVPKATLFEKARTSTALEDADLDVFPGSAVGIIGESGSGKSTLVRLLLALDAPTAGSVEFDGRQVDASAGARALHWLRRDTGMVFQDPYASLDPRMSVGRIVAEPLWALGLGGDGEPGGAGRRERVHEVLLDVGLEPDMADRFPHEFSGGQRQRIAIARAIVHRPRLLVGDEPMSALDVTVRSQILELLAELRRRSDLTLVLVSHDIGVVQNLCDQVVVMKDGRIVEEGPTEKVLLQPHVAYTRRLLASIPIIDPGPAAS
- a CDS encoding carboxymuconolactone decarboxylase family protein, yielding MSEERRVHLSRSAPDAYKTLDAFSKTVGRIADEAGIEPRFKELVQIHASQLNGCAFCVRVHVDRAVKEGLDADVIAQLATWRDSGVFTERERAGLELAEAFTFIHDGGVPDEVYDHVGGILSEDEYVALSWILVSINAFNRVAIAGRYPVPPRASGKA
- a CDS encoding ABC transporter substrate-binding protein — its product is MLRRTALAATALLAAGALLLSACTSGGASNTPSSTGTPDPDASAVIRLVLEPSNLDIRQTAGAALDQILVDNIYEGLVARTPEQDIVPALASDWEVSDDGLTYTFTLREGVTFHDGQPLTPQDVVWSLTTRKNTPEWSDSARLANVQTIAADGQTITLTLSAPDSTLLWNLTGRAGLILKEGDTVDYKTKANGTGPFVLDTWRQGDSITFARNDAYWGDKAQVGEVVFDYIPDNQAALNAALAGEVDVVTGFDANLKDQVEANGDFELVLGKSTDKGTLAMNQASGPLADKRVRQAIRQAIDHEAFIEAAASGETLYGPIPSLDPGYEDLADVAPYDPEGAKALLKEAGVDDLTLTLKIPNFYSTTIPQILVSDLNEVGITLKVDSVDFPTWLNDVYVNKDYDLSYVLHTEARDFENWANPDYYFTYDNPEVQELYKESVAATDPDEAADLLKKAAKIVSEDAAGDWLFNGASVVAVGTNITGMPSINVNERLNLAQLAKSNG
- a CDS encoding ABC transporter permease is translated as MSRSSPESGGRSGQIRDTDAAARPRRRPRRRRPSRWAWLGRLWALSTGRFGLIVVAVVVATAIVATFWTPFDPQRVDVRGRWALPGLPHLFGTDGSGRDILSLVMAGARTTVIVAVGAGIIATVVGIALAALGALTARWVRESVAVFVDILIAFPVLIIAMMISAVWGGSLWVVIWSVGIGFGVNIARVTRPELRRVLHSDFVLAGRMAGLTPWQNLLRHLLPNVAPVFIVQLSWAMAVAVLAEAGLSYLGFGAPVTEPSWGLLLAELQQFITVYPLSVVWPGLAITFTVLGLNLLGDGLREATDPTLSRRGGAARQARTHVPEVVS
- a CDS encoding ABC transporter ATP-binding protein encodes the protein MTLEVRDLTIDIADRRVVDGISFDVPDGARVGLIGESGSGKSLTALAIMGLLPDGATAGGSIRWNGRELLGLPDRELAQLRGDDIGIVFQEPRTALNPIRTVGRQIAESVRIHQRVTRAEAKARAVEEARRVALPDPERIVARYPHQLSGGQRQRVAIATALACRPRLLIADEPTTALDVTIQAEILDLLLSLVETDGMSLVFITHDLAVLSRIATHGIVLEDGRVVEEAPVSTLLTAPSSVVTQGLLRDATATLWRPGGLS